In Bacteriovorax sp. Seq25_V, the following are encoded in one genomic region:
- a CDS encoding sulfite exporter TauE/SafE family protein, translating into MILAYLLATLIGLSLGLLGGGGSILTVPILVYVVKMDPKTSIALSLAIVGATSLIGSIGHYRKGNINLKVALIFAPFAMMGTFGGAKLSVFMSGATQLILFAIIMLIASFFMFKGRKEEEIDESKKINYALIAGQAIFVGIVTGIVGVGGGFIIVPALVLLANIRMKQAVGTSLFIIALNSISGFVGYLNLVEVPWSFLGTFIIFASIGIIIGSNLIQYVSQAKLKKAFAIFLVVMGFFILYKNKDKFYTSTQELNNARIEKFVS; encoded by the coding sequence ATGATTTTAGCATACCTACTCGCAACACTCATTGGATTGAGTCTAGGTCTTTTAGGCGGTGGCGGGTCTATTTTAACAGTTCCAATTCTTGTCTATGTCGTAAAGATGGATCCTAAAACATCAATTGCACTAAGTTTGGCCATTGTCGGTGCCACGAGTTTAATAGGTTCTATTGGACACTATAGAAAAGGAAATATTAACCTCAAGGTTGCACTAATTTTTGCACCATTCGCCATGATGGGCACATTTGGAGGGGCAAAGCTTTCTGTTTTCATGTCAGGGGCAACTCAGCTAATTCTCTTTGCTATTATTATGCTTATCGCCAGCTTCTTTATGTTCAAGGGAAGAAAAGAAGAAGAAATCGATGAGTCGAAAAAAATAAATTATGCTCTGATTGCTGGACAGGCAATCTTCGTTGGTATCGTAACAGGAATAGTTGGAGTTGGAGGTGGTTTCATTATTGTTCCGGCACTTGTTCTCTTGGCTAATATACGAATGAAACAAGCAGTAGGAACTTCTCTTTTTATTATCGCCCTAAATTCGATCTCTGGCTTTGTAGGTTATTTAAATCTCGTAGAGGTACCATGGTCATTTCTTGGGACTTTCATCATTTTCGCAAGTATTGGTATAATTATTGGAAGTAATCTTATTCAATATGTTTCACAGGCTAAGCTAAAAAAAGCATTTGCTATTTTCTTAGTTGTGATGGGATTTTTCATTCTCTATAAAAATAAAGATAAGTTTTACACTTCAACTCAGGAGTTAAATAATGCAAGAATTGAAAAATTTGTCTCATAA
- a CDS encoding Crp/Fnr family transcriptional regulator gives MFSQFDKNFDLLKLLTKEECQEVTTFNFKKSDIIYNEGDAPLGLYFINKGYIGLTRLSVSGSETLLRVFSPKYFFGHRSLMANEAYHANATALVNSEITFIPKECFSKIIARDNTLLVYIAQILAKELRIAENKFSSLASSKVTARIVQTLAFLRTKYPDYKWTRKEIGEYCGAKTETVSRVLTVLEEQELIKKDGRSIEVIDYERLYLFAQDLEENN, from the coding sequence ATGTTTAGCCAATTTGATAAAAACTTTGATCTTCTTAAGCTTTTGACTAAAGAAGAATGCCAAGAAGTGACCACATTCAATTTCAAAAAAAGTGACATTATTTATAATGAAGGAGATGCCCCCTTGGGCCTCTATTTTATCAATAAGGGCTATATTGGGCTCACTCGCCTCTCAGTATCGGGTAGTGAAACTCTACTTCGAGTTTTCAGCCCTAAATACTTCTTTGGGCATCGTTCGTTGATGGCAAATGAAGCCTATCATGCCAATGCTACGGCCCTCGTAAATAGTGAAATCACCTTCATCCCTAAAGAGTGTTTTTCAAAAATTATAGCTCGAGATAACACGCTACTTGTCTATATCGCCCAGATTTTGGCAAAAGAGTTGAGAATTGCAGAGAATAAGTTCAGCTCTCTTGCTTCAAGTAAGGTGACTGCAAGGATCGTGCAAACCCTCGCCTTCCTTAGAACGAAGTATCCAGATTACAAATGGACGAGAAAAGAAATTGGCGAATACTGTGGGGCGAAGACTGAAACCGTTTCTAGAGTTCTTACAGTTCTTGAAGAGCAAGAATTGATAAAAAAAGATGGACGCAGTATTGAAGTCATTGACTATGAGAGATTGTACTTATTTGCTCAAGATCTCGAAGAAAATAATTAA
- a CDS encoding MBL fold metallo-hydrolase, with product MKVESFFDKNTFTVTYVVYDEQSKDAVVIDSVLDFDSHSGTITNESYLKVKNYILDNGLKLKKVLETHAHADHLTAAPLFKKDFPEAALVIGKAITLVQQTFAPVFNLVDLDTDGSQFDILMDEGDVLEAGTIKIEAISTPGHTPACLTYKIDNMIFTGDAIFMPDMGTGRCDFPKGSAEDLYNSIQKLYKLSDDTIVYVGHDYAPNGREYNWQTTIGELKANNIQLKASTSKEEFIDFRNKRDATLAAPKLLLPSIQVNIDAGHLPKSESNDKQYLKIPLNLKF from the coding sequence ATGAAAGTTGAATCATTCTTTGATAAAAATACATTTACTGTGACTTATGTTGTTTATGATGAGCAATCTAAAGATGCTGTAGTAATTGACTCCGTCTTAGACTTTGACTCACATTCTGGAACAATTACCAATGAATCTTATCTTAAGGTAAAAAATTATATTCTTGATAATGGATTAAAACTAAAAAAAGTTCTTGAGACACATGCTCATGCAGATCACCTAACAGCGGCACCTCTTTTTAAGAAAGATTTTCCAGAGGCCGCCCTAGTTATTGGTAAGGCGATCACTTTAGTACAGCAAACTTTTGCACCAGTCTTTAATCTTGTCGATCTCGATACAGATGGATCTCAGTTTGATATTTTAATGGATGAGGGAGATGTTCTGGAAGCTGGAACAATTAAGATCGAAGCAATCTCAACGCCTGGTCATACTCCAGCATGCTTAACTTATAAAATTGATAATATGATCTTCACTGGGGACGCTATCTTTATGCCAGATATGGGAACTGGTCGCTGTGACTTCCCAAAAGGAAGTGCTGAGGATTTGTATAATTCTATCCAAAAGCTATATAAGCTCAGCGATGACACAATTGTTTATGTTGGTCATGATTATGCTCCAAACGGAAGAGAGTATAATTGGCAGACAACTATTGGAGAGCTGAAGGCAAACAATATTCAATTAAAGGCCTCAACATCTAAAGAAGAGTTTATTGATTTTAGAAATAAGAGAGATGCCACTCTTGCTGCTCCAAAGCTTTTACTTCCAAGTATTCAAGTTAATATCGATGCTGGACATCTTCCAAAAAGTGAAAGTAATGATAAACAGTACCTTAAGATACCCCTAAATCTTAAGTTCTAG
- a CDS encoding CBS domain-containing protein: MIQKPQEVNSAHEVRPLADFEDRSSFSENSPKKSAIGSYLKNSTKASPSIIQVRANEIMTRKILTIKSDSKLDELQSFFESYSFRHILVENNDNQIIGIISDRDFLKSLSRGLNFNNEVQEIMTEKVFFASEHSTIQEIARLMFYENISCIPVADSNYKLTGIVTSTDILKFLISTHSINSRI; encoded by the coding sequence ATGATACAAAAACCTCAAGAGGTCAATTCAGCACATGAAGTGAGACCTCTTGCAGATTTTGAAGATCGCTCTTCATTCTCTGAAAACTCTCCCAAAAAATCGGCCATAGGTAGTTATCTCAAAAACTCTACAAAAGCATCTCCTTCGATTATTCAAGTTCGAGCGAATGAGATTATGACAAGAAAAATTTTGACAATTAAATCAGATTCTAAACTTGATGAGTTACAAAGTTTTTTTGAAAGCTACAGCTTTCGTCATATTTTAGTTGAAAACAATGACAATCAAATTATTGGAATAATCTCGGATCGAGATTTTTTAAAAAGTCTATCAAGAGGACTGAATTTCAATAACGAGGTTCAAGAAATCATGACAGAGAAAGTGTTTTTTGCAAGCGAACATTCAACGATACAAGAAATTGCGCGCCTGATGTTCTATGAAAATATCAGCTGTATCCCTGTCGCAGATTCAAATTATAAATTAACAGGGATTGTGACGAGTACTGATATTTTAAAATTTCTTATCAGTACTCATAGTATCAATAGCAGGATCTAG
- a CDS encoding YceI family protein yields MFLIAALLTTFTASAQCLNFDASAAKIQWTAFKTPAKAGVKGSFDKITITPVKNKTAFDTLLKGSKFSVDTASVNTANPGRDAKLKEFFFMGTKIDGVVTGVSKKMITTEMTINGQKRTVPLAYTLDGTKLNAKGTIDVFDFSMSKHLTSINNACKALHEGKTWNDVNIELEVNFTGC; encoded by the coding sequence ATGTTTTTAATTGCAGCATTACTTACCACTTTCACAGCATCAGCACAATGTTTAAATTTTGATGCAAGCGCAGCTAAGATTCAGTGGACAGCATTTAAAACTCCTGCCAAAGCTGGAGTTAAAGGTTCATTTGATAAGATTACAATTACACCAGTGAAAAACAAGACAGCATTTGATACTCTTTTAAAAGGCTCAAAATTTAGTGTAGATACAGCTTCTGTAAATACAGCAAACCCAGGAAGAGATGCAAAACTAAAAGAGTTCTTCTTTATGGGGACAAAGATTGACGGTGTTGTTACTGGAGTATCAAAAAAAATGATTACGACAGAAATGACAATCAACGGGCAAAAGAGAACAGTTCCTCTAGCGTACACACTTGATGGAACCAAATTAAATGCGAAAGGTACGATTGATGTTTTCGATTTCAGCATGAGTAAACACCTAACAAGTATCAATAATGCATGTAAGGCACTACACGAAGGTAAGACTTGGAACGATGTTAATATCGAACTAGAAGTTAACTTCACAGGCTGTTAA
- a CDS encoding arginase family protein, giving the protein MRWEEVNKNLSSRVDDSIKAKINNTNKNIKENVHLITSSSDTGVIRNGGRNGSLYGPRAIMATLSKMANTNTNKNIFHSETVTNEDENFDRFQVEQTELIKNLLNKGDSTIHIGSGHDGIYPFIKAIAATNSKIGVINIDAHLDTRKDQVHHSGTPFRQLADELGEKLELIQIGIHDFANASSNYQDIKMNIVTMKELKSQTQNMNQNKSFIENLFSSFSENAVIIISIDIDAIDGSEMKAVSAVNHDGITLAFLRELLSRYKEIYPKHYLGLYEYNPLFDDLGTTGARAICSLIHQFFYSN; this is encoded by the coding sequence ATGAGATGGGAAGAAGTTAATAAAAATTTATCGTCACGAGTTGATGATTCAATCAAAGCAAAAATTAATAACACAAATAAAAATATCAAAGAAAATGTTCATCTCATCACAAGCTCAAGTGATACGGGAGTGATTAGAAACGGTGGACGCAACGGAAGTCTTTATGGACCACGTGCGATTATGGCCACGCTTTCAAAGATGGCAAATACAAACACGAATAAAAATATTTTTCATTCTGAAACTGTTACCAACGAGGATGAGAACTTTGACAGATTTCAAGTTGAGCAAACAGAGTTGATTAAAAATCTTCTAAACAAAGGCGACTCTACCATTCACATTGGATCTGGCCACGATGGGATTTATCCTTTTATTAAGGCCATCGCTGCCACTAATTCCAAAATAGGTGTTATCAATATAGACGCTCATCTCGACACACGTAAAGATCAAGTCCATCACTCTGGTACCCCGTTTAGGCAATTAGCTGATGAACTTGGCGAGAAACTTGAGTTGATACAAATCGGTATTCACGATTTTGCAAATGCCTCTTCAAATTATCAAGATATAAAAATGAATATTGTGACGATGAAAGAGCTTAAGTCACAAACTCAAAATATGAATCAAAATAAATCGTTTATAGAAAACTTATTTTCTAGTTTTAGCGAAAACGCAGTTATAATTATTAGTATCGATATTGATGCAATAGACGGAAGTGAAATGAAAGCAGTAAGTGCCGTTAACCATGACGGTATAACTCTGGCTTTTCTAAGAGAGCTTCTTTCAAGATATAAAGAGATTTATCCAAAACATTATTTAGGACTCTACGAGTACAATCCTCTTTTTGATGATCTTGGAACAACAGGGGCTCGAGCGATTTGCTCATTAATTCACCAGTTTTTTTATTCAAACTAG
- a CDS encoding DUF4339 domain-containing protein → MNKQWYINQDGKNKGPFSASELLKLAQAGEIKEFTLCLRKGMPSWIPFFQAQGLLEAEVVPPPLPDFPDLPPLPSIEPELPNIPMDLEEESGLDPLDDALLEYEDGEAELLIDETSGNEEGEDEAVNEFEAEDDFEAEIDSNESHHEEKRSFPVYTFAVGVVFSLLFVVFSFLVLVPSESRPTLFKNVSIDVLDQLQTKQQGSKFYVNLGLDKSSEVIYGSSNLSSDAIVRAEFKRIGVDSYTDKISFHSSATLKEGVVKFDDFDFIEGERIVQGLYHVRFLAKVIDPWHKLKNFVLKKPNEFYFENDSYLIPASLSEYKKQIQTIQANKKIHEKEILISLDQKLQTVDSILTSLSLHYRLSLNFNTGKECRSEFEKRYQMQAGPLLQSIILEDYEKLYVTSVQRAVLQEISEQIHGVAKDIAAMSSELSADISKYTKVTSKIRLAKREALTVYIDEHKEKIQKIRDSIKLQLEEVKSAI, encoded by the coding sequence ATGAATAAACAATGGTACATTAACCAAGATGGTAAAAACAAGGGCCCATTTTCGGCCAGTGAATTACTAAAACTTGCTCAGGCAGGGGAGATAAAGGAATTTACTCTTTGCTTAAGAAAGGGCATGCCTTCTTGGATTCCTTTTTTTCAGGCTCAAGGTCTACTTGAGGCTGAAGTTGTACCACCACCTTTGCCTGATTTTCCGGACCTTCCGCCATTACCAAGTATAGAACCTGAACTTCCAAATATCCCTATGGATCTCGAGGAAGAGTCAGGTCTTGATCCGCTCGACGATGCTCTTCTTGAGTATGAAGATGGGGAAGCTGAACTTTTAATTGATGAAACTTCTGGAAACGAAGAGGGTGAAGATGAGGCCGTGAATGAGTTCGAAGCCGAGGATGATTTCGAAGCTGAGATAGACTCTAATGAATCTCATCATGAAGAAAAACGATCATTTCCAGTTTATACTTTCGCAGTAGGTGTTGTCTTTTCTCTTCTCTTTGTTGTTTTTTCTTTTCTCGTACTTGTTCCATCAGAATCAAGACCTACATTGTTTAAAAATGTCTCTATCGATGTGCTTGATCAGCTACAAACGAAACAACAGGGGTCTAAGTTCTACGTCAACCTTGGTCTTGATAAGAGTAGTGAAGTTATTTATGGAAGTTCTAATCTAAGCTCAGATGCTATTGTAAGGGCCGAGTTTAAAAGAATTGGCGTTGATAGCTATACAGACAAAATCTCATTTCATTCCTCTGCAACTCTTAAAGAAGGCGTTGTTAAATTTGATGATTTCGACTTCATTGAAGGTGAAAGAATTGTGCAGGGACTTTATCATGTAAGATTTCTTGCGAAGGTAATTGATCCTTGGCATAAGCTTAAAAACTTTGTCTTGAAAAAACCAAATGAGTTTTACTTCGAAAATGACTCTTACCTTATCCCTGCGAGTTTATCTGAATATAAGAAGCAAATTCAAACAATTCAGGCGAATAAGAAAATACACGAAAAGGAAATACTGATTTCTCTTGATCAGAAACTGCAGACTGTTGACTCTATTTTAACCTCATTGTCACTTCATTATCGTCTATCTTTGAACTTTAACACAGGTAAAGAATGTCGTAGTGAGTTTGAAAAGCGCTATCAAATGCAAGCAGGTCCACTTTTACAAAGTATTATTCTTGAAGATTATGAAAAGCTTTATGTGACTTCTGTACAACGTGCAGTTCTACAAGAAATTAGTGAGCAGATCCATGGTGTTGCAAAAGATATTGCGGCCATGAGTTCGGAGCTTTCTGCAGATATTAGTAAGTATACAAAAGTAACTTCAAAAATTAGATTAGCTAAAAGAGAAGCGCTCACCGTTTATATCGATGAGCATAAAGAAAAGATTCAAAAGATTAGAGATTCGATCAAACTTCAACTAGAAGAAGTTAAATCTGCGATATAG
- a CDS encoding MBL fold metallo-hydrolase, with product MSEKNKNSCEIKNFCISPGLFRLDGGAMYGIIPRPLWEKVSPPDELNRIDLDLRLWLIQTADKNILVDTGIGDYHGDKFDSRFDVRQKRDPLEETLKALSLSTKDITDLVISHLHFDHIGGLTKNVDDKLVSVFENATIHLHSKHWEYSKNPTQRDAGSFHYDTFAPIIDEANKAGKINWLDGEEGTVLKISDDKNLYFKCSHGHTPFLAHPYTDEFIYLADLIPTSNHVSIPWVMGYDISPGITTENKVEFLDMIIEKDLKLIFEHDTKFWGAKVSKDPKKGYYCSELFVKESPISQI from the coding sequence ATGAGTGAAAAAAATAAGAACTCTTGTGAAATCAAAAACTTTTGCATCAGTCCAGGTTTATTTAGACTCGACGGTGGCGCAATGTATGGGATTATTCCTCGCCCACTCTGGGAGAAAGTCTCACCACCTGACGAACTCAACAGAATTGATCTAGACCTTAGGCTTTGGCTTATCCAAACAGCTGACAAAAACATTTTAGTTGATACAGGAATTGGTGATTATCATGGTGATAAATTTGATAGCCGATTTGATGTAAGACAAAAAAGAGACCCTCTTGAAGAAACACTCAAAGCTTTAAGTCTTAGTACCAAAGATATCACTGACCTTGTCATCAGTCATCTCCACTTCGACCACATTGGCGGTTTGACTAAAAATGTTGATGATAAACTTGTAAGTGTTTTTGAAAATGCCACAATTCACCTTCACTCTAAACACTGGGAATATTCAAAGAATCCAACACAAAGAGATGCTGGCTCTTTTCACTATGATACATTTGCCCCAATTATTGACGAAGCTAACAAAGCAGGAAAAATAAATTGGCTCGATGGAGAAGAAGGTACGGTACTAAAAATAAGTGATGATAAAAATCTCTACTTTAAGTGTTCTCATGGTCACACACCTTTTCTTGCTCATCCTTATACTGATGAATTCATCTACCTTGCTGACTTAATTCCAACATCAAATCACGTTAGTATTCCTTGGGTCATGGGCTACGATATTAGTCCAGGGATTACAACAGAAAACAAAGTAGAATTTCTCGATATGATTATTGAAAAAGATTTAAAGCTGATTTTTGAACATGACACAAAGTTCTGGGGAGCAAAAGTTAGTAAAGACCCAAAGAAAGGTTATTACTGCAGCGAACTCTTTGTAAAAGAATCCCCTATATCGCAGATTTAA
- the sucC gene encoding ADP-forming succinate--CoA ligase subunit beta, with the protein MNVHEYQAKDLMRKEGLKVLNGHVAKTVDEAVEAAKKLGGNIWVVKAQIHAGGRGKAGGVKLAKTLDEVKAHATEILGKTLVTHQTGPEGKKVLTLLIEEGCDIDHEYYAGVVLDRNTGKITMMASAEGGVEIEKIAEETPEKIIKVAVEPGAGFTPYVARKLAYGIGLKTKEEVSEASKFFKGLYDMYVKYDCSIAEINPLVKTKQGEILALDAKLNFDDNALFRHKEIEALRDVTEESEKELEASAFGLSYIELDGNIGCLVNGAGLAMGTMDIIKLHGGAPANFLDVGGGATKEAVQKAFSIILSDPNVKAILVNIFGGIMKCDIIAEGVIAAAKELSLKVPLVVRLEGTNVALGKKILNESDLDIIAADDLADAAKKAVAAAKGDA; encoded by the coding sequence ATGAACGTACATGAGTACCAGGCCAAAGACCTAATGAGAAAAGAAGGTCTTAAGGTTCTTAATGGTCATGTTGCTAAAACTGTTGATGAGGCGGTTGAAGCGGCAAAGAAACTCGGTGGAAACATCTGGGTTGTTAAAGCACAAATTCACGCAGGTGGGCGTGGTAAAGCTGGTGGTGTTAAGCTTGCTAAGACTCTTGATGAAGTTAAAGCACACGCAACAGAGATCTTAGGTAAGACTCTTGTAACTCACCAAACTGGTCCTGAAGGTAAGAAAGTTTTAACACTTCTTATTGAAGAAGGTTGTGACATTGATCACGAGTACTATGCAGGTGTTGTTCTTGATAGGAACACTGGAAAGATCACAATGATGGCATCAGCGGAAGGTGGTGTTGAGATTGAAAAGATCGCAGAAGAAACTCCAGAGAAGATCATTAAAGTTGCTGTAGAGCCAGGTGCAGGATTTACTCCATATGTAGCAAGAAAACTTGCTTACGGTATTGGTTTAAAAACTAAAGAAGAAGTATCTGAAGCATCAAAGTTCTTTAAAGGGCTTTATGATATGTACGTTAAGTATGATTGCTCAATAGCTGAGATCAACCCTCTTGTTAAAACTAAGCAAGGTGAGATTCTAGCTCTTGATGCTAAACTTAACTTTGATGACAATGCTCTTTTTAGACATAAAGAAATCGAAGCTCTAAGAGACGTAACTGAAGAATCGGAAAAAGAACTTGAAGCTTCTGCTTTTGGTCTTTCTTATATCGAGCTTGATGGAAATATTGGTTGTCTAGTAAACGGTGCTGGTCTTGCGATGGGTACAATGGACATCATTAAGCTTCACGGTGGAGCTCCTGCTAACTTCCTTGACGTAGGTGGTGGGGCAACTAAAGAAGCTGTTCAAAAAGCATTTTCAATTATTCTTTCTGATCCAAACGTAAAAGCTATTCTAGTTAATATCTTTGGTGGGATCATGAAGTGTGACATTATTGCAGAAGGTGTTATCGCTGCTGCAAAAGAATTAAGTTTAAAAGTTCCTCTCGTTGTAAGACTTGAAGGTACAAACGTTGCTCTTGGTAAGAAAATTCTTAATGAGTCTGACCTTGATATCATTGCTGCAGACGATTTAGCAGATGCTGCTAAAAAAGCAGTAGCAGCGGCAAAAGGAGATGCGTAA
- the sucD gene encoding succinate--CoA ligase subunit alpha gives MAILINRDTKLITVGFTGKQGTFHSLQSRDYGTNFVGGVTPGKGGTVHEGFPVFNTVREAIDKTGANAAMVMVPPPFAADSILECIDAEIPLIIAITEGIPIIDMIKVKAALQGSKSKLIGPNCPGVITPGECKIGIMPGHIHMPGKVGVVSRSGTLTYEAVFQLTQRDIGQSTCVGIGGDPVNGTNFIDVLELFEKDPETEAVIMIGEIGGSAEADAARWIQKNMTKPVVSFIAGASAPAGKRMGHAGALISGGDDTAEAKFKILAECGITVCRSPAELGEKMEAVLKSK, from the coding sequence ATGGCCATTTTAATTAATAGAGATACTAAGTTAATCACTGTTGGTTTCACTGGTAAGCAAGGTACATTTCACTCTCTTCAATCTAGAGATTACGGAACTAACTTTGTTGGTGGTGTAACTCCAGGTAAGGGTGGAACTGTCCACGAAGGTTTTCCTGTTTTTAATACAGTAAGAGAAGCAATTGATAAAACTGGTGCAAACGCGGCCATGGTTATGGTTCCTCCTCCATTTGCAGCTGATTCAATTCTTGAGTGTATCGACGCAGAAATTCCTCTAATCATCGCGATTACTGAAGGGATTCCTATTATTGATATGATTAAAGTAAAAGCAGCGCTACAAGGTTCTAAGTCGAAACTAATTGGACCAAACTGTCCAGGTGTTATCACTCCAGGTGAGTGTAAGATTGGAATTATGCCAGGTCATATTCATATGCCAGGTAAAGTTGGTGTTGTATCACGTTCAGGTACTCTTACATATGAAGCGGTTTTCCAATTAACTCAAAGAGATATTGGTCAATCAACATGTGTTGGTATCGGTGGTGACCCTGTTAACGGAACTAACTTCATTGACGTTCTTGAACTATTTGAAAAAGATCCAGAAACAGAAGCAGTTATCATGATCGGTGAGATCGGTGGTTCAGCAGAAGCTGACGCTGCAAGATGGATCCAAAAAAATATGACGAAGCCAGTTGTATCGTTCATCGCAGGAGCTTCAGCTCCAGCAGGTAAGAGAATGGGTCATGCAGGTGCTCTAATCTCTGGTGGTGATGATACTGCTGAAGCTAAGTTTAAAATCCTAGCTGAGTGTGGAATTACTGTATGTCGTTCACCTGCTGAGCTTGGTGAAAAAATGGAAGCTGTTCTTAAATCTAAATAG
- the ndk gene encoding nucleoside-diphosphate kinase, producing MERTFSIIKPNAVLDNNIGNIIKKFESEGLRIAAAKLTHLSKEKAEGFYIEHKERPFFGELVAFMTSAPVVLMVLEGENAVEKNRKIMGATNPAEAEEGTLRKLYAKSIGENAVHGSDSASAAEREINYFFDKNEVLPRY from the coding sequence ATGGAAAGAACGTTTAGTATTATTAAGCCAAATGCGGTACTTGATAACAACATTGGGAACATCATTAAGAAATTTGAAAGCGAAGGGCTAAGAATTGCTGCTGCAAAACTTACTCACCTTTCAAAAGAAAAAGCAGAAGGATTCTATATTGAGCACAAAGAAAGACCATTCTTTGGTGAACTAGTAGCATTCATGACTTCAGCTCCAGTTGTATTAATGGTTCTTGAAGGTGAAAACGCTGTTGAGAAAAATAGAAAAATTATGGGAGCAACTAACCCAGCTGAAGCTGAGGAAGGAACTCTAAGAAAGCTTTACGCAAAATCAATCGGTGAAAACGCTGTTCACGGATCTGATTCAGCTTCTGCTGCAGAAAGAGAAATCAATTACTTCTTCGACAAGAATGAAGTTCTTCCAAGATACTAA
- a CDS encoding acyl-CoA thioesterase: MNFRTPHHILRWIFIPKQSFLEEFKLNFVVMPLDIDFNLHLNNAKYLGFMDIGRMDATVRSGLFKAALKYKWQAVAASVNIVFRREIPPFARFSLVTKLISFDDKWFYVEQDFIHKGKLCAKAIVKVGMLKGKLIEPKYVLEKMGITDVNLEMPEYLKELIQGEKDFIATTK; this comes from the coding sequence ATGAATTTTAGGACTCCACATCATATTCTCAGATGGATATTTATTCCAAAGCAATCCTTTCTTGAAGAGTTCAAATTAAATTTCGTTGTCATGCCTCTTGATATTGATTTTAACTTACACCTCAACAATGCAAAGTACCTCGGTTTTATGGATATAGGTCGAATGGATGCAACCGTGCGCTCGGGACTGTTTAAAGCGGCTTTAAAGTATAAATGGCAGGCTGTAGCGGCCTCTGTGAATATTGTATTTAGAAGAGAAATTCCACCTTTTGCGAGGTTTTCTCTTGTCACTAAACTTATTTCGTTTGACGACAAATGGTTCTATGTTGAACAGGATTTCATTCACAAGGGAAAGCTTTGCGCAAAGGCAATTGTTAAAGTTGGAATGTTAAAAGGTAAGCTGATTGAGCCGAAGTATGTCTTAGAAAAAATGGGCATCACTGACGTTAATCTTGAGATGCCCGAGTATTTAAAAGAATTAATTCAAGGTGAGAAAGACTTTATTGCTACAACGAAGTAA